The nucleotide sequence attattaatatttatttgcctGCCCATTCATTTCCCATCCATCACACTGAAAATACAATTTTGAGCAAAATATATAACATGGTACCCAAATACCCTAGACtcgaacaaaaataatttatgtattatgtcaggacatatattatgtattatgaATATGTATTAGGGTATGTATTTCTTTTGGCGTTGCTCATAGTTTATGTTCATATTGAAGCGACCACAGGGACAAACTTCTTTGACACACGAGTCACCTGCAGCAGTTGGGCACCCCACGGAAAAGCCTGAGAAAGCAGTTGGAGGGGTGGGTGTCTAGAGAGGTCTGTGGAATCCACACTGGCTTGAGTTACAGGAGACTTTGGGCACCTGATGGCGTTTGTGGGCATTTACAATCTCTTGGCTCATTTTCCCTGGGACGCTAAGGGCGACGTCCCTTTGATAGCGGCCACTGAGGGCCACTGGGCCCGttaaactctctttccttcccctccgtGGAGGAGCGGCATGAAGCTGGCGCACCTCTTCCTCGGCCCCgtggccctcctcctcctcctggccgGCGGCGCCCGCGTCCTCGGCACCTCCGGCGGGGACCTGCGCACCTTCGTGGGCTGTGCCGTGAGGGAGTTTACTTTCCTGGCCAAGAAGCCAGGCTGCAGGGGCCTTCGGATCACCACGGATGCCTGCTGGGGGCGCTGCGAGACCTGGGAGGTGAGTCGCGGAGACAGGCGCAGACCGCAGTGCCTTCCGGGCTGGTAGAACTGGGGCATCTGCccttcctgtgattttttttttttttttttttttttttgagacagagtctcgctttgttgcccaggctagagtgagtgccatggcgtcagcctagctcacagcaacctcaaactcctgggctcaagcaatcctgctgcctcagcctcctgagtagctgggaccacaggcat is from Microcebus murinus isolate Inina chromosome 6, M.murinus_Inina_mat1.0, whole genome shotgun sequence and encodes:
- the GPHB5 gene encoding glycoprotein hormone beta-5, whose translation is MKLAHLFLGPVALLLLLAGGARVLGTSGGDLRTFVGCAVREFTFLAKKPGCRGLRITTDACWGRCETWEKPILEPPYIEAHHRVCTYNETKQVTVKLPNCAPGVDPFYTYPVAVRCDCGACSTATTECETI